In Pseudobythopirellula maris, the genomic stretch ACAACCCCGCAACGGGCCGCCCCCACCAGGGCGGCCCGTTTTTTCGTGCGCCCGCACCGCCGGTCTCGGCCCGAGCACGCCCCTGCGCTGGCTCGCGGGGCCTCCGCCGGCGGCCCCTAAGCGCCCCGCCAAGAGGCGGCTAGAATGCGGTCCCCGCGGCGGCTTTGCTTCGCCGCGGCGGCACGTTCACGCACCCGCCATCCCTCCTACCGGTAGCACGATCCCCGCCATGGCAAAGAAGAGCACGCTCGACCGTCCCGCCAAGCACGACACCAGCTTCAAGCGTGTCGCCATCCTGTTCGCCGGCGGCCCGGCCCCGGGCGCCAACGCGGTGATCTCGGCGGCCGCCGTGTCGTTCTTGCGCAACGGCATCGAGGTGGTGGGCGTCAAGCACGGCTACTCGAGCCTGATCGACTACTCGCCCGAGAAGCCGCTCGTCGAGGGCGAGGATTACGTGATGATCGATCACAAGATGCTCAGCCGCACCCGCAACCGGGCGGGCATCATCATCGGCACCGCCCGCGCGAACCCCGGCAAGCTGGTCTCGGCCCCCGAGCACCTCGAAGACCCCGAGCGTTCGGCGCCCCTGAAGAACGTTTACGAGGGCCTGAGCTCGATCGGTGTCGACGCCCTGATCTCGATCGGCGGCGACGACACGCTCAAGACCGCCAACAAGATCAAGATGTACCAGGACCGCCTGCCCGAAGGATCGCACAAGATCCCCGTGGTCCACCTGCCCAAGACGATCGACAACGACTACTGCGGCATCGACTTCACGTTCGGCTACTTCACGGCCGTCGACTTCCTGGCCCGCGAGGTCCGCAACCTGCTGGCCGACGCCGAGGCCAACCGCTGCTACTTCCTCGCCGAGAGCATGGGCCGCAGCGCGGGCTGGCTGGCCTACGGCGTGGCGATCGCCGGCGAGGCGAGCCTGGTTGTCTCGGTCGAAGACATCGCCGGCAAGTACCGCACCACCGAGGAGGTCGACAACCCGGTCACGGGCGAGAAGGAGACCCGCGAGGTCATGAACATGCAGGAGGTCATGCGTCGCGTCGTGCTGACGATGACCACCCGCGAGAAAGAGGGCAAGACTTACGGCGTGATCGTCGTGGCCGAGGGCCTCGCCGAGCTGCTGCCGTACGAGTACATCAAGGGCGTCGGCCGCGACGACCACGGCCACATCCAGATCTCGGCCGTCAACCTGCACGCGTTGTTCAGCAAGCTGATCGCCGAAGAGTACAAGCGTCAGACCGGCAAGAAACGCGACGTCAAACCGGTGCAGCTCGGCTACGAGGCCCGCTGCACCCCGCCGCACGCCTTCGACGTGATGCTCGGCTCGCAGCTCGGCGTGGGCGCCTACCGGGCGTTGGTCGAGAACGGGCTGAACGGCGTGATGGTTTCGGTCGAAGGCCAGCTGCAATTGCTCTACGTGCCGTTCGACGAGCTGGTCGACCCGCAGACGCTGGTCACCGTGGTCCGCTACATCGAGCCCGAGAGCGACTTCCAGTCTCTCACCCGCTTCCTGGAAACCTACGTCAACGAAGAAGACATCGCGGGCTGACGCCAGTGAGGCTGTTGGCTCTTAGCCGTTCGTCAACTGCCAAATGCTAACAGCGAATAGCTTTCCCTACCTTCCCTCCGCTCTGCGTTCCCCAAAGGGGCGTTCCTACCGATGAGCTTCCCCCAACCGTTCTTCCGCTGGCGCCCGCACCCCTGGCACGGGCTCGACCTCGGCCCCGATCCGCCCAAGGTCGTACACGCCTACATCGAGCTCACTCCGTTCGACCGTGTGAAGTACGAGCTCGACAAGCAAACGGGCTACCTGCGCGTCGACCGCCCGAACCGCACGTCGGCCTTCTCGCCCACGCTGTACGGGTTCATCCCGCGGACCTTCTGCGGCAATCGGGTGCAGGCGCTGATGCCCGACGCCGCGGCTGGCGACGGCGACCCGCTCGACATCTGCGTGATCAGCGAGCGGCCGATCACCAATCCGGAGATCATCCTCAACGCCCGCGTGGTGGGCGGCCTGCCGATGCTCGACGGCGGTGAGGCGGACGACAAGATCATCGGCGTGCTCGACAACGACGCCATGTGGGGCGGAGTGAACGACATCACCGAGCTGCCCAAGGTGCTGGTCGACCGCCTCAGGCATTACTTCAGCATCTACAAGGCGCTGACGCCCGAAGAGGCGACCGGCGTGAAGATCGACCGCACCTACGGCCGTGAGCACGCCATGAAGGTGATCGAGGCGGCGATCGCCGACTACGAAGACGTGCACGGCGATTGATCGCGGCATGGGTCCGGCTAGCTGCCGTTTCGGCGCCGTGGGAAAGCACTGGCCAAGAATAGTTCAGAAGCTTGCCTCGTGGCGTTTCGCTGGATTGTTGACGGCCGTTTCCCGCTAGGGAATCGGCCGAAAAACGCAGCGATGCGCCGCGAGCTGACGGATACCACTGCTAGAACGCAGTCGACCTGGTTGAAAACGCCCCCCTGCGGCGCCCAATTATCTTTGTAGCGTCGCTTTCACCTAATTTCGACAATCGCTTTTGGCCAAGCGCGCATAACTCATTTTTGGGCCACGAGCTGTTTTGCCTAAATGCCTAACTGGCAATAGCTTGTGTCAATTGCATCGCCGCGGGCGCCGACTTAGGTCGCGCCCGTTTTTCATTGGCTTGGCTTTTTGGCCGGTCTCGCTTTGCCTGTCTCGCTCTTCGGGAAGGCGGTAAGAAGCTGCGGAGCCCGCGCGCCGGCTCTTATTTCAGCGACATCAAAAGGCCTACCGGGCTGCGGGCGTTTGCTCGGGCCGGGCGCCACCTCCGCAGGGGGGCGCCGCTCTTCGAGCTGTACGCGTGCGAGAGATTGGCGGTCGGCTGGCGGCTTGATAGCAGCCGTCTTATCGGCTCGCTGGAGCCCGCTCAGCGTGTTACCGTGGATGGTCCCGTTGGAACGCCCAAGCTGCGGAACAGACCATGCGTTTCTGCTTTTCGATCATCCTGCTCGCTGTTTTGCTGCTCGGCGCCGCCGCCGGGCAGGCGGCTGCGCACGTGATCGATGAGGCGGTGACGCTCGGCTTTAATGGCTGGCTGGCCCCGTTTGGCGACTCGGGCGCCGAGGAGTACACCGACGTTTGGGCCGAGGGAAATCTGGCCTATCTGGGGACGGTTGGGTCGGGCGTCGCGGTGATCAATCTCGACACGGGCGCCTACGAGAGCGGCGTGCTGAAGAACCCCGAGTTCGTAACCGCCTACGCACCGGCGGGCCACGCCGACTTTCAAGACGTCAAGGTCGACAACGGTATCGGGTACTTCTCCGGCGGCAGCGGCACCGACATCGTTGACCTGTCGGCGGCGTCGGCGCCGGCGCTGCTGACTCGCATCGGCGCCGCCCAGGGAGGATTCCCCAGCACCAAGAACGCGGCCGTGGGCGGCGGCTACTTGTACCAGGTCAGCACGACCTCTTCCGAGATCCGTGTGTTCGACGTTTCCGTGCCCGCGTCACCGAGCCTCGTGCGGAGCATCGACACCAATGACCCCATCGGGCTTCACGACGCGACTCTGCAGGGCGATCGCCTGTACGTGGCGGGCGCCGGCGGCGGATCGTACGTCTACGACGTGGCGGGCGTGGGCGCCACCGAGCCGCTCCTGCAAGTCGCGGCGCCCACGGGCGCAGCGACCTCCTCGGTCTGGCCCACCGCCAACGGCGACAAGCTGGTGGTGACCCACCACGAGCCCGGCGGTGAACTCAGCCTGTGGGACATCGCCTCGACGCCCACGCTCCTCGATTCGCAGAGCGCGGGCGACATGGGGTTCAACAGCTACAGCACCTCCGAGGTCGCGGTTGTCGGCTCACTCGCTTACGTGGCGTGGAGCCAAGGCGGGCTGCAAGTCGTCGATCTCGACAATACCGAAGAGAGCGGCATGCAGCGGGCGGGCTACTACACCATCGTGGGGTCGGGCGCGCCGACGAGCCTGACCGGCGTGCGCAGCGTTTACCCCTTCCTCGGCTGGGACCAAGTGCTGGCAAGCGACACGAAGCGGGGCCTGTGGCGTTTCGACTCGTCGATGCTCAACACGCACCCGGTGGGCGACTACAACCTCGACGGACAGGTCGACACGCTCGACTACGACACCTGGGCTTCGCACTACGGCTCGGCTTCGCCGTACGTCGACGGCAACGGCGACGGCGTGGTCGACGCCGCGGACTTCACCGTGTGGAGAGACGCCTACACCGCCGCCACGGCGACGCCCAGCGCGATCCAGGCCCCCGAACCGACCACCTACGCATTGATTCTGCTCGGCTTGCTAGCCGCTGTGTCTGATAGACGACTCACCTTAGGACGATCCCCACAATGAATCGGACCGTTAAATCGCTTGTTCTGCTGCTCGGCGTCGCGACCCCCTGCGCGGCTCATGCGCAGCAGCTGAAATGGACATGGAACGCGGACGAGTCGCTGGTCAAGAACTCGGGCTTCGGCGACGGGTCGACCGACAGCCCGGCCACCGGCGGCGGCTACGCCTTGTACGACCCGGCCACCAACCTGATGACCGTTTCCTACACTTGGGACGGGCTGCTGACGGACCTCACCAAGCTGCACATGCACGGACCGGCGACCCCGGACCAGAGCAACCCGCAGCACGTGATCGAGACCTTCGGCCCGCCCGATCCGCCCGTGGGCTTGGACCTGCAGACCGGTTCGTACAGGGAGACCTTTGAGCTCGTCACGCTGACTCAGCCGAGCGGCGACCTGCTGCCGAGCGATATCTTGCAGATCATGACGGACGGTCTCGCCTACGTGAATTACCACACCGAGCAATTCGGGACCGGCGAGATCCGCGGCAACCTGGGGCTGCCCACCGTCGTCCCCGAGCCGGCGGGGTTGGCGGTGATGTGCCTCCTGCTGCTGGGGATCGGAGGGCCCGCTCGGTCGCGGGGAGCCGGTCGCAACGGCTAGCGGCGAGCCTGTCGCCGCCCCCCGAGCGTGGCGGCGGGACCGACCGGCTCGCACCGAGGCCGCAGGGCGTCGTCAAAAAAGAAAGGCCCCGAGCAGTCGCTCGGGGCCTTTCTCGTTTCTGGTTCATCAGCCTAGAGGCTCAGTAAAGGTTCAGCCGAGGGGCGTCGCGTTCGGCGACCGAGATCGTGCTGTCGCCGTACGCCTTCTGCTTGGCGAGTTGGCCGTTTTCACCCCACCAGCGCCAGCGGTCGACCAGCTCGCCGCCGGCGTAGTGACCGATGGCGGCCTTCTGGCCATTGGCGTGCCACCAGACCCAGGCGCCGTCTTGCTTGTCGTCGGCGTAGGCGCCTTCGGAGCGTTTCTGTCCGTTGGCGTGCCAGTAGGTGAAGCGGCCGACTTTCTCGCCCATGCGGTACTCGCCTTGCTGCTCGAGCTGACCATTGGGGTGCCAGTGTTGCGACAAGCCATGGCGGACCGCCTCGCCTTGCAGCTCGTACTCGGCGAAGGTGAGCGTCCAAAAGTCGTCGGCGTTCTTCAGCACGGTCTTCGGCTCGAGGTAGCTCTCCACCAGCTTCTTGTTGCGGGTGCGCGGGTGGTTGGCCTTCTTCTCAACGAGCTTGCGTCCGTCCAGGTAAGTGGCGATGCGCTCCATCTCCTTGGCGCCGCCGCGCAGCTCCAGCACATCGCCCACCGGCACGCCGTGCTCGTAGGCTTGCTGGCGGATGATGTCGCCGCCCGGCGACCAGGTGATCGTCACGTCGTGACGCTTGCCGTCTTCGATCGAGACCTGCATCACCTTGCGGTTGTCGGCGTCGAGGATGATCCAAGCGCCGTCGAGCACGCCGTCCGTGTAGGTGGCTTGTGACAGGAAGGGCCCCTTGAACCGATTGAAGGGGAATGACTTGACGGTCTTCGAGGTGCTCGCGTTGTGCCAGCGCTGCCACGGTCCGACACGCTTGCCGTAGTGGTAGCGTCCTTCGGCCGAGACATTGCCCTGCCGGTCGAACATCCGCCACTCGCCGTGGTTGACGTAGTTCTCGTTCTCGTCGAGCGTCACCTCGCGTTCGACCGAGACCTTGCCGTCCGGGAAGCGCTCGCGGATGATCTCCACGCGTCCCGGGGCGCTCGCCGCCGCGGCGAGTGTGGGCTCGTCGCTCACGTAGACCACGCCCGCCTCGGCCGGCTCGTTCAGCACCGAAGTGAGCACGGGGCTCTCGGCATGAGCGAGGGGGGTCAGCAGGAGAGTGCAAACACCCGCCGCGAGGCGTGCTTTGTTCCTTTGGGGGCTTTTCATGTCATCCATCCTTGAACCGGGGGGAAGGGGCGGACATCCTTGTCGGCCTCTTGGAGCCTCGAACATGCTGCGGTGTGAGCGTCGCGTAGGCGGTGCACACATCGGTCGTGGGCCGCCTCGCAAGGTGCGGACGGTTGCGGCCAGACGCACGCTATGAGTGGTATCGGAGCGGCTGCACGGATTATTCGCGACGTTTCGGCGACACAGCGCTCAAGACAAGCGGTCTCCGGCGGCAGGACCTGCACCACCAGACCAACCGGCACAGCTTCTCAGGCCCGGCGCAGCTCATCAGCCCCGGCGCCAGCGGCTGGCGGCGAGCATAGCCCCTAACGCGGTGACCATGATCAGGGCCCGTGGCTCCGGCACGGCTGCCGTCGCGGAGAGTGAAAGGCCGTCGTCCCAGCGGCGCCCTAGGTTGTCGCGCCACAACGTGAAGTCAGCGGCGTCGACCACCCCATCGCCGTTGCCGTCCGCAAAGAGCGGGCCACTGAGGCCCTCCGAGCTGTCGCCGTAGGCGTCGCCCCACGCCGTGTAGTCATCGAGGTCGACCACCCCGTCGCCGTTGTAGTCGCCCGGCAGCGTGACGAACGGATCGGAGAAGAGCGTCGACGTGAGGAACGCCTCGTCGGACAGCGTCTCGAGGAACGCGACCAGGGCGGCCTGCTCATCGGCCGAGTAGCCGAAGCCTCCCGCCGTGAGGCCAACGCTCAGGTTCGGGTTGTCCGCCACACCGCTGCTGTAGTGTTCGACCACCTCTTCGAGCGACTCGAACCGGCCGTCGTGCATGTAGCGGCCGCGTTCGGCGGCGTTTCGCAACGAAGGGACTTTGAACCTACCGGCGCCCGCCCCCGCGTCCGTGTTGGTCTCGTCGAGGCCGATGTTGTGCGCCTTGTCGGTCACCTGGGCGTTGGTGCGGTGGCAGTTCGCGCAGTCGGCGGCGAACAGGGCGTGGCCCTCCGTGGCGAGCGCCGGGTTTTCGATCGTATCGACCGCCGCAAAATTGGGGTCGGCGTTGGGCCCCGGCGCCGTGCGGGCGGCGAGCGCCTGGTCGTATTCCGACTGGTAGCTCGCCATCGCACGAACAAACTGCGCCATCGCCTCCGCCATGCGGTCGCTCGTGACGGCCGAGTCGCCGAACGCCCGCTCGAACAACACCGGGTAGTAGTCGGTCGCTTGCAGCTCGTCGACGAGTTCATCCAAATCGGAGCCCATTTCCACCGCGTCTTGGATCGGCATGAGCACCTGATCTTCGAGCGTGGCGGCCCGCTCGTCCCAGAAAAACCGGCCCGGCTCGTAGTAGCGGGCGTTGGCGAGCGACATCGAATGCCGTCCGGTGAGGCCTCCCTCGAACCCCTCGCTCAGCTCGGCCGTGTCGGTGAAGCCGGTCGACTGCGAGTGACAACTCGCGCACGAGGTCCCGTCGTTGTGGCTGAGACGCTGGTCGTAGAAAAGAACCCGACCGAGCTCGGCCCCGGCGTCGGTGATCGGGTTGTCAGCGGGGGTGTTGTCGAAGCCTTCGATGATCGGCGTCTGAAACCATTGCGGCAAGTCGTCGACGGCGTAGGCGACGTAGCCGGCCGGCGTGTCGCTCAGCGACGGAACGCCGGGCGCCGCCGCGACAACAACGCCCGGCGATAGGCATACAATCCCCGCCGTGACGCGAGTGATCGCGCTTCGCATGATGTGCCTCGTGTTGCTCTGTTGCGTTGCCCCCCGACTTCCAACGAAGCCCCGCCGGCCGCCTCCCTTGGCCCGACAAGCTCTCAACCCCGCAGGCTCAGGCTTGGCGCCGGCTGGGTGTTTGAGAAATCACAAAAAACTGCCTACAAGCGGCTGTCGAGCCACGCAGCGTGACAAAGAACCTCGCCAAGGTGAGAATCAATGCCTTCTCTCACCCCGCGGCAGAAGGCGCCCGCCTAGTCACACACTAAGGCCCCCCCAGCTGCGTGGGTGGGTGCGAACAACGAGCGTTCCTGGGGGAAGCAAGCTCTGTGCAACCGGCAAGGTGAGTTGATAACCCCGAATCAGGCGTGCGAATAACCGCATATTCATGGCATGGCGTGATGCCGCAGGCCGATGCTTCTCGTGCCAAGGAGGAAGTAATGCTCCTAGGCTTGAGAAAAAACGCCCACCTTTCGCGAGGCGCCCACAGGGCAGGAGACGCCTTCGAGCGGCAGCAAGCACACACACGGCTAACCATTCACGACGTCAAGGAGGATGTCCCATGCGCACCTTGCGCCCCCAGCTCAGTTGCGCGGTCGCCGTGCTGATCGCCCTGCAGGCGATCATTCCTGCCCCCGCCCAGGCCGATCACATCTTCGGCCGCCTGGCGCGACTGGTGCATGAGTCGACCTACCACGGCAAGGAGCCCGAGACGTGTGAGGTGGGCGCCATCGAGGACCTGGCCGAGAACATCGACTGGCTCGAGCACCACATCGATCGCTACGGCTCGGTCGTTGCGAAGCAGCCCGACATTTGGGGCGAGGCGCGGCTCACGAAGCACCGCGACGAGTACGAGCGGGTGATGTTCGGCGAGTTGGGGGGATTCGACGTGAGGCTCAACGCCGCGATCACGAGCAGCGACGGGGCGTTCTTAGCGCAGGCCCTGGCCCTGTCGGCGGCGGCGACGGGCGGCACGAGCGTGTCGACCGCCGGGTCGGGCGATCAGGCCAGCGCCACTGCGGTGGTGGCGCAGTTGCCTGCATCGCCAGAGATCAAAGCCGACTTCCAAAAGATCACCGCCCCCACCGGGAGCAAGCTGGCCGACGCGATCAACATCGAACCGACGACACAGCTCGACCAACACGACCGCTACCTGCAGCACCTGCACGAGTTGCGGCGGATCAACGAGGGCGACGACACGAGCGACTCGCCCGGCTACTCGCTCAACCTGGTGCGGATCCCGGTATCGATCCTCCCCGGCAAGATGACCCGCGAGGGCTTCGGCGCCGAGGTGACGGTGACCGCCACCCCGGTGTTGAGCGACGACTTGATGCCGACGACGTTTAGGAATCTGGCGGTGAATGACATCGCCAAAACGCTTCGTCTGCCCTTGGTCAAAGAGGCGGAGAAGCAGCTGTACAGCAAAGGGTCTGGCAAAAAGGTTAGTACTCGTGTTACGGCTTCGCCATTCAGGCAGGTTGCCGCAAGGGCGGTCCCCCAACCGTCACGCCAGGCTGGACAATCTCTTGCTTATTCACAAATACCACTGGTTGTAGGCGAAGAGAATTTAAAGGTCATCAGCCAGGAATTCACAAGCACCTATATGGGAAGGGACGTCCGCTGGAATGGGTGCGACTCCTGCCCCAAAGCAGAAGGCGATTGCCGTGTCGATCTGCTAGACATGCAAAAGTGGCTGACCGTTACGACCAGCGATGCGTACGACTTGCTCGCCGAACCAGCGGGGTTGCGGTTGATGACTTTCCTCGCACGTCCCGAGCACGGGCTCGGGGAGGTCATCCGAGGCAATCAGATCGAATATGACTGGGACACTGCGAGCCGTTACCGCAGCTTCTTCTTCCACAAGCTGAGGCAAATCAAGAAACATCCCGTCGGCATGGATATGCGCGCCGTCGAAAGCGGCTTTGAGGGTTGCTCGATGAACGATGTTTGGGAAGAGGAGTTCTTGAGCTGGCGGTCCGAGGGAGCTAGCGCTCAGAATGCGATCGAAGCGCTTGCCTGGGCGCTAGTCGTGGAGGCGGCTTTGCTGAACGACCGTCTCAACGAAGACGTTCGCAAGCTCGCAGAGGCTAAAAGCGCCTCTCAATTGCTGACGCACCGAAACCACTTGTTCTTCCTTCCCTCGGTAGTCACCGCGCCCAATGCGGGCCTTGAAGACTTACGGGCCGAATACCAACAAGCCTCGGAGGTCTTCCAGGAGTACGTCCGAGTGCGTTGGCCGATCCACGTGTTCGCCATCGACCCGAGCGAACAAGACCAGAACGTGGCCGACGCTTCACGCCGCAAACGCGAGCTGCAGTTCGCGTTGGCTGTCGGCTTTGTCAGCGGCAAGATCGGCGGCAACTCGCTCACGCAGTACTCACGCGAACTGCAGACCACGGTCGAGACGATCTCGCTCAACCGCACGATCGTCGGTTT encodes the following:
- a CDS encoding 6-phosphofructokinase, translating into MAKKSTLDRPAKHDTSFKRVAILFAGGPAPGANAVISAAAVSFLRNGIEVVGVKHGYSSLIDYSPEKPLVEGEDYVMIDHKMLSRTRNRAGIIIGTARANPGKLVSAPEHLEDPERSAPLKNVYEGLSSIGVDALISIGGDDTLKTANKIKMYQDRLPEGSHKIPVVHLPKTIDNDYCGIDFTFGYFTAVDFLAREVRNLLADAEANRCYFLAESMGRSAGWLAYGVAIAGEASLVVSVEDIAGKYRTTEEVDNPVTGEKETREVMNMQEVMRRVVLTMTTREKEGKTYGVIVVAEGLAELLPYEYIKGVGRDDHGHIQISAVNLHALFSKLIAEEYKRQTGKKRDVKPVQLGYEARCTPPHAFDVMLGSQLGVGAYRALVENGLNGVMVSVEGQLQLLYVPFDELVDPQTLVTVVRYIEPESDFQSLTRFLETYVNEEDIAG
- a CDS encoding inorganic pyrophosphatase, coding for MSFPQPFFRWRPHPWHGLDLGPDPPKVVHAYIELTPFDRVKYELDKQTGYLRVDRPNRTSAFSPTLYGFIPRTFCGNRVQALMPDAAAGDGDPLDICVISERPITNPEIILNARVVGGLPMLDGGEADDKIIGVLDNDAMWGGVNDITELPKVLVDRLRHYFSIYKALTPEEATGVKIDRTYGREHAMKVIEAAIADYEDVHGD
- a CDS encoding CHRD domain-containing protein, whose translation is MNRTVKSLVLLLGVATPCAAHAQQLKWTWNADESLVKNSGFGDGSTDSPATGGGYALYDPATNLMTVSYTWDGLLTDLTKLHMHGPATPDQSNPQHVIETFGPPDPPVGLDLQTGSYRETFELVTLTQPSGDLLPSDILQIMTDGLAYVNYHTEQFGTGEIRGNLGLPTVVPEPAGLAVMCLLLLGIGGPARSRGAGRNG
- a CDS encoding toxin-antitoxin system YwqK family antitoxin, giving the protein MKSPQRNKARLAAGVCTLLLTPLAHAESPVLTSVLNEPAEAGVVYVSDEPTLAAAASAPGRVEIIRERFPDGKVSVEREVTLDENENYVNHGEWRMFDRQGNVSAEGRYHYGKRVGPWQRWHNASTSKTVKSFPFNRFKGPFLSQATYTDGVLDGAWIILDADNRKVMQVSIEDGKRHDVTITWSPGGDIIRQQAYEHGVPVGDVLELRGGAKEMERIATYLDGRKLVEKKANHPRTRNKKLVESYLEPKTVLKNADDFWTLTFAEYELQGEAVRHGLSQHWHPNGQLEQQGEYRMGEKVGRFTYWHANGQKRSEGAYADDKQDGAWVWWHANGQKAAIGHYAGGELVDRWRWWGENGQLAKQKAYGDSTISVAERDAPRLNLY
- a CDS encoding cytochrome c peroxidase, producing MRSAITRVTAGIVCLSPGVVVAAAPGVPSLSDTPAGYVAYAVDDLPQWFQTPIIEGFDNTPADNPITDAGAELGRVLFYDQRLSHNDGTSCASCHSQSTGFTDTAELSEGFEGGLTGRHSMSLANARYYEPGRFFWDERAATLEDQVLMPIQDAVEMGSDLDELVDELQATDYYPVLFERAFGDSAVTSDRMAEAMAQFVRAMASYQSEYDQALAARTAPGPNADPNFAAVDTIENPALATEGHALFAADCANCHRTNAQVTDKAHNIGLDETNTDAGAGAGRFKVPSLRNAAERGRYMHDGRFESLEEVVEHYSSGVADNPNLSVGLTAGGFGYSADEQAALVAFLETLSDEAFLTSTLFSDPFVTLPGDYNGDGVVDLDDYTAWGDAYGDSSEGLSGPLFADGNGDGVVDAADFTLWRDNLGRRWDDGLSLSATAAVPEPRALIMVTALGAMLAASRWRRG